The DNA segment GATCAGCGGCGGCGGGCGCGTGCCGACGTTGTACGTGGCGAACTCGATCCCCTCGACCGCCTCGGCGGCGCGCTCGGCCCACGCGTCGAACTCGGCGCAGCGACCCTCGCAGACCCAGCAGTCGGCGGTCTCGACCGGCTCGTGGTCCTCGTCGTCGCGCAGCGCGAGGGAGACGCGCAGCGCCGATCCGCGCTCGGCGTTCGACAGCCCGAAGCTCCGGTCGGCGACGAGCCGCCCGAGACAGGCGTCGCACACCGGTCCCGTCTCGGTCGCCCGCGCCGCGACCTCCAGTACGTCCATACGCCCTCCAGCGGCCCGCGTGGTAACTGTCTTACTACATCGCGGGCGGTCGGCCGCCGGCGGCCGGACCACGAGACGCCCCCTGCTCTCCCGGCCGACTTAAGAGGGTCCGATTCGTTTCGCCGGGCGTGAACGAGTCGGCGTCGCGGGAGGAGAAGCTGGAGCTCGGCGTCGAGCTGCTCGCGCACCTCGAGCACGAGGAGCTGTCGCTGCCGGACGCCATCGACCGGATCGAGACGGTGACGACGAGCCCGTCGCTCACCCGCGAGATCCTCGACGCCGCCGAGAAGCGCGGCGTCATCGAGCGTGAGAACGCACGCCTCAAAGTCCAGCGCGGCGGCACCTACGTGAACTACGACAGCCAAGTGATCCAGCGAGAGGGCGAGTTCGAGTGTCGTCGGTGCGGGACCGGTATCACCACCGGTCACTTCGTGAAACTCGACGCGGGCGAACTCGGCCCATTCGGCTCCTCCTGCATCCGGAAGGTGACCGGGCGGGACGACGACGGGGAGTGAGCGCCGCGGTCTCGACGTGCATTTATAAATGATAGACCGCGGTGGCGCGTGCCTTCGAGGCCGCCTCGCGGCCGAGGAGCACGCGCGAGGGAGTCGGACCGGCGCGGCCGCGCCGGTCCGACGAGGCTGGGGAGGCGTGAGGCTGCGGTCGCTGTGCGGGCGGGACTTGAAGGGGCAGCCGCGAGGACGAAGCACGGCGTTCACGAGAGCTTCGCTCTCGTGAGCCAATCAGAACGCTTCGCGTTCTGATGACGATGTAAGGACCGCAGGGAACGAGCGAAGCGAGTGACTGAGGACCACAGCGAGCCGCGCGAGTCGTCGCGGCTGGGGCTTCGGAGGTGGCCACCGCCAATCCGAGATCAATCTATTGGCTCTGTTGAATCTTCTATTGATGATATTTTCTCGACGCCCTGCTGAATACAGAGCGCGAGTCGGTCACGAGGCTAGAGAGTCCTCGCAGGTGTCGTCACGCTTCGTCGAGAGGGGCGCCGAATGCTCATGCGACCAGTCGCTCAACATCGAGTACGATGGCCAGTTCGACTCGCGACGACAACGGTCACGACGCCGAGATCAGTCTCTGGCAGGAGGACGACTGTAGATCGCAAAGGACGTAGAGACGGGCGTCACGACACAGGGCGGTCCAGAGCGGCAGCTCTAAAGAACTCGACGACGCAGTGGCACTGCAAGAGCGTGAGCGGGAGGCGTGCAATCGGCGAGGAACTCCGCGCGGCGAGAATCGATTCCGCCGACAAAACCACGTGGGAGCGCGAACCGCCGGACGTCCTCGACCTACTCGACCCCGAGTGACTCCACGGGTTCTGCCTCTGGTCGATGATTGTTGAATCTGTGAACTGCGTGGGTTTCTCCAGGGCCCTGTATCCAGCAGCATCGGTGTATGTTCAGCGACGGCCTTTTTCATCGGACGTCTCTCTATCCGGTATGCCGAACCGACGTGCAGTCCTGAAATCTACCGCCGCGGGTGCCCTCGTCGCGGTCGCAGGGTGTGTCGACCGAATCGGAGAGAGCATCCCTGACACCGAGGCGGGACCCGACCTGTTCCAGGCCGACGATACAACACCACAACCACTCGACGATACGGCAGTCGAGCAAGCCGGCGAGGTCGGCCGACAAGTTCGCGAGTCGGTCGTCTATCTGCAGACGGAACTCGGCCGCGGCGCCCTCGCCAGCGGGGCCGGGTTCGTGTATGGCGATGGCGATCACGTCATCACCAACGCCCACAACATCCAGGGGTCAGAGACGTTCGATCTCTGGACGTTAGATGGCGAGGCGTACGAGGCCGAGGTGGTCGACTACGTGGCGGATCGCCAGCCCGACGTGGCGCTGGTGCGTGCCGATGGGCTCGACCTTGACCCGCTCGACAGTGGGTCAGCAGAGGATCTCGAAACCGGCCAGCCCCTGCTCCAAGTTGGCCACCCATCGCTCATGGGCAACTGGGTGATAACTGCAGGTCCGATGGCCTCCTCGAGTCGGTTTCGGTCGGGGCTCCAGACACACGTCCCCGGGATGCAGGGCAACAGCGGCTCGCCACTCGTGACCCTGGATGGGCAGGTCGTTGGCCTTACGTACGGTGCAACGTCTCCAGACCTGCGCGCCCCGGACGAACCACCGGCGGGGCCGCCATCCGATGCCGCCAACACTCGCCTCGTCGGACGGATGATGTCGCTACACGTGTCGATCGAGGCCGTCAACGAACAGTACACGGCGTGGACCTGACGAATCGCCTAGCGCTCTCACCGTCTGTGCTCCGATGCACTGCAGCGGCGGTTCTCGAGCCGGACGATCTTCGAGTTCGATCCTTCGGCGGGCGCCGTCGGCTGGGTCGGCAGCACCTTCCCACGATCGGTCGCAGTGCAGACGTGTTCTCAAGAATTAACCAACACATCCCAAACCCCCCAATCGTTGTTGGTTAAGATATGCACCGATAAGCTGGCTCAACCGATCGCCATCCAGCATCACATACCACTAAACCCGAGCGTTTGCAGGGCGCACCCACCAGAAGCTGGATTGGTCCGACGATGTGGTAGTCAGACAGGAACCGCTGGCGGCTGGAAAATCGGTGTGGTCTGGGGCTCGGCCCATGTATACCGACTACACCACCGGGTCTCGCAGGTCGCTACTGACAGCGGCTGAGGAATTCCCCGAGGCTTTGCTGTACACAGGGCGCGAGTCGGTCACGAGCGGGTGATCAGAAACGAGACGTTCGGGCCGGTCGATACAGAGGAGGTATTGGTCGGCGAGGAAGCGTCCCGTTCTCGTTCTGGTTAGTCCAAGGGGACGAAATCGGTGTTTCCGCACTGGTTGCACGTCCCTTCAGTTCCGACTGGGTGCCAGCCGTCGTCTATCTCGTGTAGCGGATACGTTTCCCCGCAGTTCGAGCATTGTCCCAGTTTTGGCGGTGCACCGCCTGGGGAACCCATACTGTTGTTGTGATTATCTTCGATACGATATCAAATATTTTCCGTTCAATATGCCACACAGAAATACCGAGATCTGAACGAGTGGCATACCGTGACCGCGTTCTGAACTTATCCTCTGCATCTCGCACGCAGTTTGTCTCAGTTCTTAAGCATTTCAACAGAGCCAGTCAGTTATAAATAACCGATCAAACTGAACGCGACAGCATCTCCGACGCCGGTCTCGCCACCACCCGAGTCTTCACCTTCGTATACCACGTCCTGACGCGCAAGCGAACGGTTTTTGCGTCGACCGACGGGAGGAGACGTATGGACGAGGACACCCCCGAGGAGACGGGGCCGTCGGCGGCGGGCGGTCCCCGCGACGAGACCCCGGGATCGCCCCGCACCGACGGCGGGACGGAGCGCGCGGACGGACCGAGCGAGGACGTCGCGCTCGACCCGTGGGGGTCGGCGTCGGTCGGCGACTACGCGGACTTATTCGAGAAGTTCGGTATCGAGGCGTTCGACGACGTGGCCGACGACGTGGCCGACCCGCACTACCTGATGCGCCGCGGCGTCATCTTCGGGCACCGCGAGTACGACGCCGTCGCCGAGGCGATGGCGAACGACGAGCCGTTCGCCGCGCTCTCGGGATTCATGCCCACGGGCGACCCGCACATCGGCCACAAGCTCGTCTTCGACGAGATCATCTGGCACCAGGAGCAGGGCGGCGACGCGTTCGGCCTGATCGCCGACCTCGAGGCCCACTCCGCGCGGGGGATGTCGTGGGACGAGATCGACGAGCACGCGCGCAACTACCTGCTCAGCCTCCTCGCGCTCGGCTTCGACGCCGAGGACGGCGAGCTGTACCGCCAGTCCGACAACCGGGCGGTCCAGGACCTCGGCTTCGAGCTGGGCTCGAAGGCGAACTTCTCGGAGTTCGAGGCGATCTACGGCTTCGACGGCGAGACCAACATCTCGCACATGCAGAGCGTGGTGACCCAGACCGCGGACATCCTCTACCCGCAGCTCGTCGACGAGCCGAAGCCGACCGTCATCCCGGTCGGCCCGGACCAGGACCCGCACGTCCGACTGACGCGGGACCTGGCGACCCGCGTGCGCTACTTCAAGGTGACCGAGGCGTTCGCGAGCTTCGAGCTCGACGACGCGGAGCGCCAGCTCGTCCGGGCCGCCTACGACGCGCTCGCCGCCGACGTCGAGGACGCCGAGACCGACGTGCGCTGCGAGGACGCCGCCGCGTGGCTCGACGACTACGAGCCGCCGGCGAGAGACCCCGCTGACGGCGACGAACCGACCGGTCCCGACCTCGCCGCGGCCAAGCCGACCGCCCTCGAGAAGCTCCGCGCGGGCGGCAAGGAGCCGCTCCGACCCCGCGTGCGCTTCTTCGACCGCAACGCCACCGACGAGGCGTTCGAGGCCCTGATCGAGGCGGTCGACGGCGAGAAGCGCGTCTTCGAGGGCCACGTCGACGCCTTCGACCTCACCCGCGGCGAGGCCGAGTCGCTGGCGCGCGAAGTCGAGATCGACCACGACGGGTTCGGCTTCCGGCAGCCCTCCTCGATCTACCACCGCTTCATGACCGGGCTCACCGGCGGGAAGATGTCCTCGTCGATCCCGGCGAGTCACATCTCCCTGCTCGACGACC comes from the Halorubrum depositum genome and includes:
- a CDS encoding DUF5830 family protein, with amino-acid sequence MNESASREEKLELGVELLAHLEHEELSLPDAIDRIETVTTSPSLTREILDAAEKRGVIERENARLKVQRGGTYVNYDSQVIQREGEFECRRCGTGITTGHFVKLDAGELGPFGSSCIRKVTGRDDDGE
- a CDS encoding S1 family peptidase, which translates into the protein MPNRRAVLKSTAAGALVAVAGCVDRIGESIPDTEAGPDLFQADDTTPQPLDDTAVEQAGEVGRQVRESVVYLQTELGRGALASGAGFVYGDGDHVITNAHNIQGSETFDLWTLDGEAYEAEVVDYVADRQPDVALVRADGLDLDPLDSGSAEDLETGQPLLQVGHPSLMGNWVITAGPMASSSRFRSGLQTHVPGMQGNSGSPLVTLDGQVVGLTYGATSPDLRAPDEPPAGPPSDAANTRLVGRMMSLHVSIEAVNEQYTAWT
- a CDS encoding tryptophan--tRNA ligase, yielding MDEDTPEETGPSAAGGPRDETPGSPRTDGGTERADGPSEDVALDPWGSASVGDYADLFEKFGIEAFDDVADDVADPHYLMRRGVIFGHREYDAVAEAMANDEPFAALSGFMPTGDPHIGHKLVFDEIIWHQEQGGDAFGLIADLEAHSARGMSWDEIDEHARNYLLSLLALGFDAEDGELYRQSDNRAVQDLGFELGSKANFSEFEAIYGFDGETNISHMQSVVTQTADILYPQLVDEPKPTVIPVGPDQDPHVRLTRDLATRVRYFKVTEAFASFELDDAERQLVRAAYDALAADVEDAETDVRCEDAAAWLDDYEPPARDPADGDEPTGPDLAAAKPTALEKLRAGGKEPLRPRVRFFDRNATDEAFEALIEAVDGEKRVFEGHVDAFDLTRGEAESLAREVEIDHDGFGFRQPSSIYHRFMTGLTGGKMSSSIPASHISLLDDPEDGYDKVKAATTGGRDTAEKQRELGGEADECPVYELYAYLLAGDDDELTKTVYSECVNGERLCGGCKEQAAELMREFLADHQEKREEAEELLDDLDIDLDSDRRGTGGEH